The following coding sequences lie in one Myxococcus xanthus genomic window:
- a CDS encoding DUF2019 domain-containing protein gives MDALGKLVAEFAHHTVAQTEAIMRGDARTGNKHADKSLAAFDRLRAHGNAGRDALATLFANPRMDVRTAAAALLLRYKTAEARAVLEEAAKGEGLIPFEAQEALKRWDEGTWALDPE, from the coding sequence ATGGACGCACTTGGAAAACTGGTAGCGGAGTTTGCGCATCACACCGTCGCGCAGACCGAGGCGATCATGCGTGGTGACGCGAGAACCGGGAACAAACACGCGGACAAATCGCTTGCGGCGTTTGATCGTCTCAGGGCACACGGCAACGCAGGCCGTGATGCTTTGGCAACGCTCTTCGCAAATCCTCGGATGGACGTAAGAACCGCTGCGGCTGCTCTCCTGCTTCGCTACAAGACCGCCGAGGCGAGGGCCGTGCTCGAAGAGGCCGCGAAGGGGGAGGGGCTCATTCCATTTGAGGCTCAGGAAGCCCTCAAGCGGTGGGATGAAGGAACTTGGGCCCTTGACCCGGAGTAG
- a CDS encoding phage tail tube protein: MSTPVAAHLDSVSVRSDTNATQSADRVDGLTDASLSETGDFVETNYLGGSGYKSRVQTLKDTSADLSGHFMEGDAPQSVLRDARDDGSTVYVTFIFDPSASAGSRGKRIPMVVNSYDEKLTPGGVVEFTCKLLGNGAPVAV, encoded by the coding sequence ATGTCCACCCCTGTTGCTGCTCACCTCGACAGTGTTTCCGTGCGCTCGGACACGAATGCCACGCAGTCCGCTGACCGCGTCGACGGCCTGACGGATGCGTCGCTCAGCGAGACGGGCGACTTCGTCGAGACGAATTACCTCGGCGGCTCGGGCTACAAGTCCCGCGTCCAGACGCTGAAGGACACCAGCGCGGACCTGTCGGGACACTTCATGGAGGGCGACGCGCCGCAGTCCGTGCTGCGTGACGCGCGCGACGACGGGAGCACCGTCTACGTGACGTTCATCTTCGACCCCAGCGCATCGGCCGGCTCCAGGGGCAAGCGAATCCCGATGGTCGTCAACAGCTACGACGAGAAGCTGACTCCGGGTGGTGTCGTGGAGTTCACCTGCAAGCTCTTGGGCAACGGCGCCCCGGTGGCCGTCTGA
- a CDS encoding serine/threonine protein kinase, protein MSGDSDPQFAEGVVLFSQGDTTYFLFQILAGEGRNGERTLYARPRTPAGYQGKVLVKYVALPSGAPLPEKYQRARIRLEEEVRLAQFLQHPNIARVHGLFEIKQGLCVASESVDGFTLDSLLAIAQARGRYFSEPFALYVFAEVAAALAYAHERTDDAGFPLGIVNRDVNPTRIRLTPRGGVKLTDFGVALSRLAGRVATSLPRPKGDVVYSAPEVLLGDSVDGRADLFSLGLTLLEFATGRHLYDPGNMKMSDLDARLSDEERRRILRAANVSMDAGLTSVAEDAICWAMAYRTEDVDAALQGLPEQLRAIFHKLFKRNPSERFASADELEKALRVRMAELLPYGPHDAVMEVEKALCDAGEAMEELDLRDDEGGFVPTGWRTHSNDEDTLPEPRNEDELTTNPRPEPRPAVKPPPTV, encoded by the coding sequence ATGTCTGGTGATTCCGACCCTCAGTTCGCTGAGGGCGTGGTCCTCTTTTCCCAAGGGGACACGACATACTTCCTCTTTCAGATTCTAGCTGGGGAGGGGCGCAATGGAGAGCGAACCCTCTACGCGCGTCCCCGCACTCCTGCCGGCTATCAGGGGAAAGTCCTTGTGAAGTACGTGGCGCTTCCCAGCGGAGCCCCCCTGCCGGAGAAGTACCAGCGCGCCCGCATCCGTCTGGAAGAGGAGGTCAGGCTCGCGCAGTTCCTCCAACATCCCAACATCGCCCGCGTTCACGGTCTCTTCGAGATAAAGCAGGGGCTTTGCGTTGCGAGCGAAAGTGTCGATGGATTCACGTTGGACTCGTTGCTTGCCATTGCCCAGGCGCGCGGGCGCTACTTCTCGGAGCCCTTCGCCCTATATGTGTTCGCGGAGGTCGCGGCGGCGCTGGCCTATGCGCACGAGCGCACGGACGACGCGGGCTTTCCTCTTGGCATCGTCAACCGCGACGTCAACCCGACTCGGATTCGTCTCACGCCCCGTGGTGGCGTGAAGCTGACGGACTTTGGTGTTGCGCTCTCTCGATTAGCGGGGCGAGTGGCGACGTCGCTTCCGCGTCCCAAGGGTGACGTCGTCTACTCCGCGCCTGAAGTCTTGTTGGGAGATTCGGTGGACGGGCGCGCGGACCTATTCTCGCTAGGTTTGACTCTGCTGGAGTTCGCCACGGGGCGGCATCTCTATGACCCGGGCAACATGAAGATGTCGGACTTGGACGCGCGACTGTCCGATGAGGAGCGACGCCGTATTCTGAGGGCAGCGAATGTAAGCATGGATGCGGGTCTGACTTCAGTGGCGGAAGATGCCATCTGCTGGGCGATGGCATACCGCACTGAGGACGTGGATGCGGCGTTGCAGGGCTTGCCGGAGCAGCTTCGCGCTATCTTCCACAAACTGTTCAAGCGGAATCCCTCTGAACGGTTCGCGTCAGCGGATGAGTTGGAGAAGGCGCTGCGAGTCAGAATGGCTGAACTGCTCCCCTATGGCCCGCACGATGCCGTGATGGAGGTCGAGAAAGCCCTCTGTGACGCGGGCGAAGCGATGGAGGAGTTGGACCTCAGGGACGACGAGGGCGGCTTCGTTCCAACCGGGTGGCGGACGCATTCGAACGACGAGGACACCCTGCCCGAGCCGCGCAACGAGGATGAGTTGACGACAAACCCGCGTCCCGAGCCTCGCCCCGCTGTGAAGCCGCCGCCGACTGTCTGA
- a CDS encoding phage tail protein translates to MAGGGLKVGDLYVVVTAAVGEFSKSMRRVVADVAQTADKVEKLGKKIGGIGALFSVGLYSALAAVAEFDSGVTERLNRIKLVFTNVFAEIGEAILPHIERLSEVLEHALGWFQRLEPSVKQSVGTMLVWGTAAALAGGALGTAAGVVKSTAEIVGTVVVPALDGAGKAVVRFSGFVRGETPVVEGNLKKVAKGAEQVDAGFAAAFRNAAARIFVVAAPLAAVALAVAGVVMLAGTLYKAWNDASTGMRDAFVSAWWGVTEVAGRAVAFFRELFTGLGAIVGTWARGQLETFAFVVRNLARMAAPLARALKLDGVAASLEGLKDLNGDALLGGLKGFADGALGKLKDGFASVWADVSYGAGYAFDGVKLLGGDAAAFLREKFGGVFDDMLGGPKGKVRTPSAGPEIEAGRVQIRNFNAKEFLASVGNVAAVIEQVARKKAKELADALARAVDEAKRSLTSRFTQAMGGLYELFERFEQGMMVGGVWGGVIAVVAELLAQSSTFATLIQMTAGFIQFVADAIGRVLAPVLPLLASAFNMVAPLLDAIVPVLEMLLAPLQAIAPVLEVLGTLFQGLAPLITVLGQILVALTQPLALLAGPIMKAFFSVVRVVAMGILYVVKGVGTVWNAIIGFIAGVFRALSKIPLVGGAFEKMARGLDSMKVPMDQVDGALNTLRDTTYESAAANSAAAVAQWENANATKKATEALTNVPSGFKVALARFNAQDPVSGQPQRPHGASPVTSSPAVPVSGGNVSVGQIVIQAAHDPAETARQVYIEMKREAGRRRGNGEWLNGRY, encoded by the coding sequence ATGGCTGGCGGCGGTTTGAAAGTTGGCGACTTGTATGTCGTCGTCACGGCCGCCGTCGGCGAGTTCTCCAAGTCCATGCGGCGCGTTGTCGCGGACGTTGCGCAGACGGCCGACAAAGTCGAAAAGCTCGGGAAGAAGATTGGCGGAATCGGCGCGCTGTTCAGCGTGGGCCTGTACAGCGCACTTGCCGCGGTGGCTGAGTTCGATAGCGGCGTCACCGAGCGGCTCAACAGAATCAAGCTTGTCTTCACCAACGTCTTCGCTGAAATCGGCGAAGCGATTCTTCCGCACATTGAGAGACTCTCCGAAGTCCTCGAACACGCGCTCGGCTGGTTCCAACGGCTAGAGCCGTCGGTGAAGCAGTCCGTCGGAACCATGCTGGTGTGGGGGACTGCGGCAGCGCTCGCGGGTGGCGCGCTGGGGACTGCCGCTGGCGTCGTCAAGAGCACTGCCGAAATTGTGGGTACGGTTGTCGTCCCTGCGCTGGACGGCGCGGGAAAGGCCGTCGTGCGCTTCTCCGGCTTCGTCCGTGGGGAGACGCCCGTTGTTGAAGGCAACCTAAAGAAAGTGGCGAAGGGGGCTGAGCAGGTCGACGCGGGCTTTGCCGCGGCCTTCCGCAATGCCGCCGCGCGCATCTTCGTGGTGGCTGCGCCTCTGGCCGCCGTCGCGCTCGCCGTTGCAGGCGTCGTGATGCTCGCGGGCACGCTTTACAAGGCGTGGAACGACGCGAGCACCGGCATGCGCGATGCGTTCGTGTCTGCTTGGTGGGGCGTCACCGAAGTTGCTGGCCGCGCGGTGGCCTTCTTCCGGGAACTCTTCACGGGGCTTGGGGCCATTGTTGGGACGTGGGCACGCGGGCAGCTCGAAACGTTCGCCTTCGTGGTGCGCAACCTGGCACGCATGGCGGCGCCGCTGGCTCGCGCGCTCAAGCTCGACGGCGTCGCGGCCTCGCTTGAGGGGTTGAAGGACCTGAACGGCGACGCGCTTCTCGGAGGGCTGAAGGGCTTCGCCGACGGCGCACTCGGCAAGTTGAAGGACGGCTTCGCTTCCGTTTGGGCGGACGTCTCCTACGGCGCGGGCTACGCCTTCGATGGCGTGAAGCTGCTTGGCGGTGACGCTGCGGCGTTCCTCCGTGAGAAGTTCGGCGGCGTCTTCGACGACATGCTCGGCGGGCCGAAGGGCAAGGTGCGCACGCCGTCCGCCGGGCCGGAAATCGAAGCGGGCCGCGTCCAGATTAGGAACTTCAACGCGAAGGAGTTCCTCGCAAGCGTCGGCAACGTCGCGGCCGTCATCGAGCAGGTTGCCCGGAAGAAGGCGAAGGAACTCGCGGACGCGCTGGCCAGGGCCGTCGACGAAGCGAAGCGCTCCCTCACGAGCCGCTTCACGCAGGCCATGGGTGGGCTCTACGAGCTGTTCGAGCGCTTCGAGCAGGGGATGATGGTTGGAGGCGTGTGGGGCGGCGTCATCGCCGTTGTCGCCGAACTGCTCGCGCAAAGCTCGACGTTCGCCACGCTGATTCAGATGACGGCGGGCTTCATCCAGTTCGTTGCCGATGCCATCGGCCGCGTGCTGGCCCCGGTGCTGCCGCTCCTCGCGTCCGCCTTCAACATGGTGGCGCCGCTGCTCGACGCCATTGTGCCGGTGCTCGAAATGCTGCTCGCGCCGCTTCAGGCGATTGCCCCAGTGCTGGAGGTGCTCGGCACGCTGTTCCAGGGACTCGCCCCGCTCATCACCGTGTTGGGACAGATTCTCGTCGCGCTGACTCAGCCGCTGGCGCTGCTCGCGGGCCCCATCATGAAGGCATTCTTCTCCGTCGTGCGAGTCGTGGCGATGGGAATCCTCTACGTCGTGAAGGGCGTAGGCACGGTGTGGAACGCCATCATCGGTTTCATTGCCGGTGTCTTCCGTGCGCTCAGCAAGATTCCGCTCGTAGGGGGCGCCTTCGAGAAGATGGCGCGGGGACTCGACAGCATGAAAGTCCCGATGGACCAGGTCGACGGGGCGTTGAACACGCTGCGCGATACGACTTACGAGTCGGCCGCTGCGAATTCAGCAGCCGCTGTCGCTCAGTGGGAGAACGCCAACGCGACGAAGAAGGCAACCGAGGCGCTCACCAATGTTCCATCCGGCTTCAAGGTGGCGCTTGCGCGGTTCAACGCACAGGACCCGGTTTCGGGCCAGCCGCAGCGGCCTCATGGTGCATCGCCCGTCACGTCGAGCCCTGCTGTCCCGGTGAGCGGCGGCAACGTCAGCGTTGGGCAGATTGTGATTCAGGCCGCGCATGACCCCGCCGAGACAGCGCGACAGGTCTACATCGAAATGAAGCGCGAAGCGGGCCGACGTCGCGGCAACGGTGAGTGGCTGAATGGGAGGTATTGA
- a CDS encoding minor capsid protein, protein MARDTAADLATILAAGGLGLSAGANLFLGPTLEDDDASVPDVACFVLQTGGDPPQSYIGGGRKTYRTVTSQVRVRSARERFREGQALALAALDVLHLASAAPYVLIEVDEGSPNYIGTDGSDRHWWTFTVDASFIDMGA, encoded by the coding sequence ATGGCCCGCGACACTGCTGCCGACCTCGCGACGATTCTCGCCGCTGGGGGCCTCGGGCTGAGCGCCGGGGCCAACCTGTTTCTCGGCCCGACGCTCGAAGACGACGATGCCTCGGTGCCGGACGTTGCTTGCTTCGTCCTGCAAACCGGAGGCGACCCGCCGCAGAGCTACATCGGCGGGGGCCGCAAGACGTACCGAACCGTTACCTCGCAGGTCCGCGTTCGCTCCGCCCGTGAGCGCTTCCGGGAGGGACAGGCGCTCGCGCTCGCGGCTCTCGACGTGCTCCACCTCGCGAGCGCCGCGCCCTACGTGCTGATTGAGGTGGACGAAGGCAGCCCCAACTACATCGGCACCGACGGAAGCGACCGCCACTGGTGGACCTTCACCGTGGATGCCTCCTTCATCGACATGGGCGCGTGA
- a CDS encoding serine/threonine protein kinase, translating into MLTAIHHPAQFPPGHLVHGWRVVKLVGAGAYGAVYKVEMNGKHYAMKVAMHRAASGDEEKADARLRRELGCLVHLRHPNIIAPRAHGRWPDLENGWLYVVLDFVDGYTLAEWVERVHPTAQEVVRLFVKLSAAVDYMHGCGVFHRDLKLNNIMVRASDNEPFIIDFSAGDYTHAEDLTDAPLPPGTRRYRSPEASRFLRENGDNRDARYEFKVTDDVYALGVCLFDVLTAPQPASDSVKAPVEGRLMPPDPRALNARVPGALSDAVMRFIARKPENRPPTAEAVRRELAALVKETGPEWVTPLHTLAAKPLLTPATGTDEAVKRNRPRRGAMLGVLGATLAVATLVGLFASKRAGQEPVMKSAVESSTERDAGTRALLNVVSPQEDAGTPLRSGIVSPAPETSSPGVALPPQAPVKKESPAVKRAPIVANTSESPAMKAPVSSGGRAEFLKKCAVATAAVALQMGCPGNSQVRPGPSACPSEAREAMFKLLRLQEGDSVVVTIDKNQPGAMGEEGFYSDGPVRGIVRDGIRELPTGTVLEGRVWTGGRALLARYTEAKLPNGRTYPVCISIGEKGAEEADEGPHPGTVSFNRSMYGYAVKNWP; encoded by the coding sequence ATGCTGACTGCTATTCATCATCCAGCACAGTTTCCACCCGGCCATCTGGTTCATGGCTGGCGCGTCGTGAAGTTGGTTGGCGCTGGCGCATATGGCGCCGTCTACAAAGTAGAGATGAACGGCAAGCATTACGCAATGAAGGTTGCGATGCACCGCGCCGCGAGTGGGGACGAAGAAAAGGCAGATGCGCGACTGCGTCGTGAGCTGGGATGCCTCGTTCACCTCCGCCATCCGAATATCATTGCACCTCGCGCCCATGGGCGCTGGCCCGACCTTGAAAATGGCTGGCTTTATGTTGTCCTAGACTTCGTAGATGGTTACACGTTGGCCGAATGGGTGGAGCGGGTACATCCCACCGCGCAGGAGGTCGTTCGCCTTTTTGTGAAGCTATCGGCCGCCGTGGACTACATGCACGGGTGCGGCGTCTTCCACCGCGACTTGAAGCTGAACAACATCATGGTGCGCGCCTCAGACAACGAGCCGTTCATTATCGACTTCAGTGCGGGGGACTACACCCACGCGGAAGACCTGACGGACGCCCCACTTCCTCCTGGGACGCGCCGCTACCGCTCTCCCGAAGCCTCCCGCTTCCTTCGCGAGAATGGCGACAACAGAGATGCTCGCTACGAGTTCAAAGTCACGGACGACGTCTATGCCCTGGGTGTGTGTCTCTTCGATGTGCTGACCGCGCCTCAGCCCGCGAGTGACTCCGTAAAGGCGCCCGTCGAGGGCAGATTGATGCCGCCCGACCCTCGGGCGTTGAATGCGCGGGTTCCTGGTGCGCTGAGCGACGCCGTGATGCGCTTCATCGCGCGTAAGCCCGAGAACCGGCCTCCCACGGCCGAGGCGGTGCGGCGAGAATTGGCGGCCCTCGTGAAAGAGACGGGCCCCGAGTGGGTGACTCCGCTCCACACTCTCGCCGCGAAGCCGTTGCTTACCCCTGCGACGGGAACGGACGAGGCAGTCAAGAGGAACCGCCCGCGCCGAGGCGCCATGCTGGGGGTGTTGGGGGCCACGCTCGCTGTGGCAACCCTGGTGGGCCTCTTCGCGTCGAAACGGGCTGGGCAGGAGCCAGTCATGAAGAGTGCTGTCGAGTCATCCACAGAGCGCGATGCCGGAACTAGAGCCCTGCTGAACGTAGTTTCCCCGCAGGAGGATGCCGGTACGCCCCTGAGATCCGGCATCGTTTCTCCTGCGCCTGAAACATCCTCCCCTGGGGTAGCGTTGCCCCCTCAAGCTCCCGTCAAGAAGGAAAGCCCCGCCGTGAAGCGTGCCCCTATCGTCGCCAATACGTCCGAGTCTCCGGCCATGAAGGCCCCTGTATCCAGTGGCGGCCGGGCGGAGTTCCTGAAGAAGTGCGCTGTTGCCACTGCCGCCGTTGCGTTGCAGATGGGGTGTCCCGGCAACTCCCAGGTGCGTCCCGGTCCAAGTGCGTGCCCCTCCGAGGCAAGGGAGGCCATGTTCAAGTTGCTTCGGTTGCAGGAGGGAGATTCGGTGGTGGTTACCATCGACAAGAATCAGCCCGGGGCGATGGGTGAAGAAGGCTTCTATTCTGATGGCCCGGTGCGCGGCATTGTTCGCGACGGGATTCGGGAACTCCCTACCGGGACAGTGCTTGAGGGGCGAGTGTGGACGGGCGGGCGTGCTTTATTGGCTCGTTACACTGAGGCGAAATTGCCGAATGGGCGCACCTACCCTGTTTGCATCTCCATTGGTGAGAAGGGAGCTGAGGAAGCGGACGAGGGCCCCCACCCGGGAACCGTCTCTTTCAATCGAAGCATGTACGGATACGCTGTAAAAAATTGGCCATAG
- a CDS encoding M15 family metallopeptidase has protein sequence MTHANFERVDLDRVYPPFVAVFMEVIARCAARGVRYVATHGFRDLTEQAELRRLYLAGKGGKAAPPGLSAHNYGLAFDSVCDASPRPGVQPDWRESAYRVLGEDATKAGLVWGGRFGDFPHVQWPGYVSALQLTPLRALVQQSSLADVWARLNAERLSPKWRAANPKLAAELERLGF, from the coding sequence ATGACCCATGCGAACTTCGAGCGGGTCGACCTTGACCGCGTCTATCCGCCGTTCGTCGCGGTGTTCATGGAGGTCATCGCGCGCTGTGCGGCCCGTGGGGTGCGCTACGTCGCGACGCATGGCTTCCGGGACCTGACGGAACAGGCCGAGCTGCGTCGGTTGTACTTGGCGGGAAAGGGCGGCAAGGCGGCACCGCCAGGGTTGTCCGCCCACAACTACGGGCTCGCTTTCGACTCCGTCTGCGACGCGAGCCCGCGACCTGGCGTTCAGCCGGATTGGCGCGAGTCGGCTTACCGCGTGCTGGGCGAGGACGCCACGAAGGCGGGCCTCGTATGGGGCGGCCGGTTCGGCGACTTCCCCCATGTGCAGTGGCCGGGCTACGTGAGCGCGCTTCAGCTCACGCCGCTTCGCGCCCTGGTCCAACAGAGTTCCCTCGCCGACGTGTGGGCCCGCCTCAATGCCGAGCGCCTGTCGCCGAAGTGGCGTGCAGCAAACCCGAAGCTCGCGGCCGAACTGGAACGGCTGGGCTTCTAA
- a CDS encoding DUF2381 family protein, whose protein sequence is MLFPTMETSGFGRVNAGESALLRPVAILTVLLGLTASAQPPSGSRERRARRVALSGAPSDPVPELRVAAGVLTTLVFDAPLDRGSVELEGRERFRLVDAGDRSLVLEPAVDVEPGERLGLRVRFAGGLTQERGVLALVSHASEVDTRVEVFRQKDSVELLHAELAEMRAQVKAQADELHALRAVRSSGGPAELILAGVLDHRWVRTSRIKVSKEKGHKRALIGESATSFRAPTWAAISVKVRNVGKKSWRPETARIVNSKSGIGLGVISVRSGMPQFEPGGAGLLVVETEVPSWEPGETCSLELLDGDGHSQVLVPEIAF, encoded by the coding sequence ATGCTTTTCCCGACGATGGAGACTTCCGGGTTTGGTAGGGTCAACGCGGGAGAGTCTGCGTTGCTTCGACCCGTTGCCATCCTTACGGTCCTGTTGGGGCTCACTGCTTCGGCGCAGCCCCCTTCTGGTTCACGCGAGCGTAGGGCGCGGCGTGTAGCCCTATCGGGCGCTCCCTCCGACCCTGTGCCAGAGCTTCGAGTCGCGGCGGGGGTCCTGACCACGCTCGTCTTTGACGCTCCGCTTGATCGTGGCTCCGTGGAACTGGAGGGGCGCGAGCGCTTTCGGCTGGTGGATGCTGGGGACCGCTCGCTTGTGTTGGAGCCTGCCGTAGACGTGGAACCGGGAGAGCGCCTGGGGCTTCGCGTGCGATTTGCCGGTGGCTTGACACAGGAACGCGGGGTTCTGGCCCTGGTCTCCCATGCGTCCGAGGTGGATACGCGTGTCGAAGTCTTTCGTCAGAAAGATTCCGTCGAATTGCTGCACGCTGAGCTGGCGGAGATGCGCGCCCAGGTCAAGGCGCAGGCGGATGAGCTTCATGCTCTTCGGGCGGTTCGTAGCTCAGGTGGCCCTGCGGAGCTGATCCTAGCTGGGGTGTTGGACCATCGATGGGTGCGCACAAGCCGCATTAAGGTTTCAAAGGAAAAAGGTCACAAGAGGGCCCTCATTGGGGAGTCCGCGACGAGCTTTCGAGCCCCGACGTGGGCGGCCATAAGTGTCAAGGTTCGGAATGTTGGAAAGAAATCCTGGCGTCCAGAAACGGCCCGGATTGTGAACTCCAAAAGCGGGATTGGCCTGGGAGTGATAAGTGTCCGCTCAGGGATGCCTCAGTTCGAGCCTGGGGGAGCTGGCTTGCTTGTGGTCGAAACCGAAGTGCCCTCGTGGGAACCGGGAGAAACGTGCTCCTTGGAGTTGCTTGATGGCGATGGGCACTCACAGGTGCTCGTTCCCGAGATAGCGTTTTAA
- a CDS encoding NAD-dependent epimerase/dehydratase family protein gives MGTVALFGASGVVGHSIAQTLRGQGRGYRVVGRSREGLQREFGADPQAEIVTWNPDDMASIQAAARGVQTLVYLVGVPYWQFHLHPVLMKRTLDATIAEGVERIVFIASVYPYGRPRTDVVNESHPRVPHTNKGRLRKAQEDLLLAADKAGSIKVTILRLPDFYGPGVENSFLHRAFVAASQGKRAQLIGPIDMPHEFVYVPDVGPTVTALMDSPGAYGRFWNLGGAGVTSQAALVEDIYAQAGHPAKYSALGPGMVRLLGLFSPFMRELGEMHYLHTSPVIMDDSALRALLGDIRKTPYRDGIRQTLAALSPAPVATGHPHPVP, from the coding sequence ATGGGCACGGTTGCGTTGTTCGGCGCCTCGGGCGTCGTCGGACACAGCATCGCGCAGACGCTGCGGGGGCAGGGGCGGGGCTACCGCGTGGTGGGGCGCTCCCGGGAGGGCCTGCAGCGGGAGTTCGGGGCGGACCCGCAGGCGGAGATCGTCACCTGGAATCCCGACGACATGGCCTCCATCCAGGCCGCGGCCCGGGGCGTCCAGACGCTCGTCTACCTGGTCGGCGTGCCCTACTGGCAGTTCCACCTCCACCCCGTGCTGATGAAGCGCACGCTCGACGCCACCATCGCCGAGGGCGTGGAGCGCATCGTCTTCATCGCCAGCGTGTACCCCTACGGCCGGCCGCGCACGGACGTCGTCAATGAGTCCCACCCTCGCGTGCCGCACACCAACAAGGGCCGCTTGCGCAAGGCTCAGGAGGACCTGCTGCTCGCGGCGGACAAGGCGGGCTCCATCAAAGTCACCATCCTCCGCCTCCCGGACTTCTACGGCCCAGGAGTGGAGAACAGCTTCCTCCACCGCGCCTTCGTCGCCGCCTCACAGGGCAAGCGCGCCCAGCTCATCGGCCCCATCGACATGCCCCACGAGTTCGTCTACGTGCCCGACGTGGGCCCCACGGTGACGGCGCTCATGGACTCGCCGGGCGCCTACGGCCGCTTCTGGAACCTCGGGGGCGCGGGCGTCACCTCCCAGGCGGCCCTGGTGGAGGACATCTACGCCCAGGCCGGCCACCCCGCGAAGTACTCCGCGCTGGGGCCGGGAATGGTGCGCCTCCTCGGCCTCTTCAGCCCGTTCATGCGCGAGCTGGGAGAGATGCACTACCTGCACACCTCGCCCGTCATCATGGACGACTCGGCGCTGCGGGCGCTGCTCGGCGACATCCGGAAGACGCCGTACCGCGACGGCATCCGCCAGACGCTCGCGGCGCTCAGTCCAGCCCCCGTTGCCACAGGTCATCCTCATCCAGTCCCATGA
- a CDS encoding TetR/AcrR family transcriptional regulator: MNTVHLLLAVQLVKAYTGNMGIAERKERQRAELREQILRVARDIVVKEGFPALSMRKLADAVEYAPATLYLHFENREAIAKELCVRGFQDLLAMLEPAAQVEDPLERLPKLAEAYVRFGLEHPETYRLIFMEDAKLSTALFGDHPEGAGPRSFGVLVQVFADLLAAGRLEESTKPEQLAEVLWAGVHGIVSLRLTCTGFPGTPAEELTQVLVTTLVKGLPGLKAERARTKAR, translated from the coding sequence ATGAACACCGTTCATCTACTGCTGGCCGTTCAGTTGGTCAAGGCCTACACTGGGAACATGGGGATTGCGGAGCGGAAGGAGCGACAGCGAGCGGAGCTGCGCGAGCAGATTCTGCGAGTCGCCCGGGACATCGTGGTGAAGGAGGGCTTCCCTGCCCTCTCGATGCGCAAGCTGGCGGACGCGGTGGAGTACGCGCCGGCGACGCTCTACCTCCACTTCGAGAACCGGGAGGCCATCGCGAAGGAGCTGTGCGTGCGCGGCTTCCAGGACCTGCTGGCCATGCTGGAGCCCGCGGCCCAGGTGGAAGACCCGCTGGAGCGCCTGCCCAAGCTGGCGGAGGCCTACGTCCGCTTCGGCCTGGAGCACCCGGAGACGTACCGGCTGATCTTCATGGAGGACGCGAAGCTCTCAACTGCACTGTTCGGGGACCACCCGGAGGGCGCGGGGCCGAGATCCTTCGGGGTGCTGGTGCAGGTCTTCGCGGACCTCCTGGCGGCCGGGAGGCTGGAGGAAAGCACGAAGCCGGAGCAGCTCGCGGAGGTGCTGTGGGCAGGGGTGCACGGCATCGTGAGCTTGAGGCTCACGTGCACGGGGTTCCCGGGCACGCCCGCGGAGGAACTGACGCAGGTGCTGGTGACGACGCTCGTGAAGGGCTTGCCGGGGTTGAAGGCGGAACGGGCGCGGACGAAGGCGCGGTGA
- a CDS encoding phage tail protein, translating to MSNKHKLLAKNRRVLKSVEVDGVKVNIIKPTMGDRLRLIEQAREAGEMTEKNEPTGDRAGARMLGRIAVCVLHDAETGRPMFSVNDIDELLDESWLEDLATDLTDVFNVSEEKMRGK from the coding sequence ATGTCGAACAAGCACAAGCTGCTTGCGAAGAATCGTCGCGTCCTGAAGTCGGTGGAGGTGGACGGCGTCAAGGTGAACATCATCAAGCCGACGATGGGCGACCGGCTGCGGCTGATTGAGCAGGCCCGCGAGGCCGGGGAGATGACGGAGAAGAACGAGCCGACGGGAGACCGGGCCGGAGCGCGGATGCTGGGGCGCATCGCCGTCTGCGTGCTTCACGACGCGGAGACGGGCCGCCCGATGTTCTCCGTCAACGACATCGACGAGCTGCTCGACGAGTCGTGGCTTGAAGACCTCGCGACGGACCTGACGGACGTCTTCAACGTGAGCGAAGAGAAGATGCGGGGAAAATAG